In Planktothrix sp. FACHB-1365, the sequence TGGCTTCAACCAGTAAGCTGAGAAATAGCGTAAAACCGCTATTAAATTGATGGATGAATGTTGCTTGCATCCGTTACCTATTCGGGGAATAACGCACTGTTGTGATCCAGGGGATCATGTACACAATGGGAATTGAGCTATTTTACCCCGACAGTGCCTTATCCAACTTAACAGATCCGATGGCGGGATTGTTCAATGTGGGATTTTGGCTATCAATTGTTGAATTATATGAAATCCTGAAATCGGTGCTATAGATGCTCTATAAACCATGTGTAGAGACGTTGCATGCAACGTCTCTACACAATACGGATATGTAGCAAACATTTCAAGATTTACTATTAGAGGGTGATTAATATGACCCATGAACTTAAACAAGAAGCGTTAGAACTTCTCAAAACTGCCCTTAATAATAAAACTGCTGAATTTAGAGAGGGACAATGGGAAGCCATTCAAACTTTAATTGAAAACCGTTCCCGTCTTCTTGTTGTTCAACGCACAGGTTGGGGTAAAAGTTTAGTTTATTTTCTCCCCACTCGCTTATTAAGAAATAGAGGAAACGGCCCAACTTTGATTATTTCACCGTTACTGGCTTTAATGCGAAACCAAATTTCAGCAGCAGAAAGAATTAAGCTTAAAGCAGCAACAATTAACTCCACAAATACAGAAGATTGGGAACAAGTTAAAAATCAGTTACTCGCCGATGAAATTGATCTTTTATTAATTTCACCCGAACGACTTGCTAACGCAGAATTTCGGGAAACAATACTCTTACCAATGTCTGAAAAAATCGGCTTATTTGTTGTTGATGAAGCCCATTGTATTTCTGATTGGGGGCATGACTTTCGCCCAGATTATCGTCGCATTGTTAGAATTTTACAAGCTTTACCTGCCAATATTCCTGCTATAGCAACAACGGCTACAGCAAACAATCGAGTCGTTAAGGATATTATAACTCAATTAGGAACAAATTTGCAAGTTTCCAGAGGAACTTTAACTCGCCAAAGTTTACAACTGCAAAATATTTATATTGCCAGTCCAGCCGCTAGAATGGCATGGTTAGCCCAACATCTGCCGAACTTACCCGGAAGCGGAATTATCTACACATTAACCGTTAAGGATAGTGAAAGAGTTGCAGATTGGTTAAACAGACAAGGAATTGCTGCGAAAGCTTATAATAGTCAGCTAAAAAACGAAGATCGATTAATTTTAGAAGACCAACTTCTGAATAATGAAATTAAAGCGTTAGTCGCCACAACGGCTTTAGGTATGGGTTTTGATAAACCCGATTTAGGATTTGTTATTCATTATCAACGTCCGGGTTCTGTTGTGCATTATTATCAACAAGTGGGACGAGCCGGACGAGCCGTAGAACAAGCCTATGGGATTCTTTTAAATGGGGATGAAGACGAGGACATTACTAACTATTTTATTAGAACTGCTTTTCCCCCCCAAGCTCATACTCAGGAGGTTTTAAATGCTCTTAATCAAGCGGATAATGGCTTATCTGTTGTTCAACTTGAGCAAAAATTGAATCTTTCTAGGGGACAAATTGAGAAAGTGTTAAAATTGCTGTCTTTGGAATTTCCCTCGCCTGTAACTAAAATAGAATCTAAATGGAATGCGACCCCTACAGCAGTCAATTATCAACTGAATACAGAGAAAATTCAACAGTTGACCCAAATTCGTCTTGCTGAACAATTTCAAATGCAAGAATATATGAAAAGTCAACAGTGTTTAATGGCTTTTCTCGCCGAAGCTTTAGATGATTATAATCCAACTCCCTGCGGTAAATGTGCAGTATGTTTAGGTAAACCTTTAATCCCAGAAACTTACTCAATAGAATTAGTTAATCAAGCAATTCAATATTTACGTCGTAGCGACCAAATTATTGAACCTCGAAAACAATGGGCATCACAAGCTTTATTAACATACAGCTTTTCTGGTAATATTAAAAACAATTTAAAAGCTGAACCAGGAAGAGCATTATCTCTTTGGGGTGATGCAGGTTGGGGAGAATTCGTTAAAAAAGGAAAATATCAAGATCATTATTTTAATGATGAGTTAGTGAAGGGTGCGTTTGAGATGATTCAACGATGGCAACCTCAACCTTTTCCCAGTTGGGTCACTTGTGTTCCTTCTTTAAATCGTCCAGAACTTGTACCGAATTTTGCTCAAAGATTGGCTAATCAATTAAATTTACCTTTTATTCCAGTGGTGCGAAAAATAAAACCCAATCAACACCAAAAAGAGATGAGTAACAGTTACCAACAAGCGCATAATTTAGATGGAGTGTTTGAAGTAGATACTGGTAAGGTCAGGAATGGTGCTGTTTTCTTAATAGATGATATGGTCGATTCTCGCTGGACATTTACGGTCATTGCAGCCCTATTAAAACAAGCGGGTAGCGGTGCTGTTTTTCCCCTGGCTTTAGCGTTAAATTCTTTAGAAAAAGCCGATTAAAAAAGTTATAATAAAATTATGAATCATCCTATCCTATCACCCGATACTCAAGCGATTTTGTTGTTATGTGCCAGCTTTGGACAAAATCGACTTTCTCAACCTCAACCTCTGACCTTAACTGAGTATAATCTCTTAGTAGGTTGGCTTCAGGACAATCAAATGCGACCTGCGGATTTATTAAGTTCAAATATTAACAATAAATTACAAAATCTTGCGATTGAAAAATTGGATATTCAGCGCATTCAAGCATTACTAGAACGAGGTGTAATGCTGAGTTTAGCTGTGGAAAAATGGACAACTCAAGGACTCTGGATAATGGGACGAGGTGATAGTCAATATCCTAAACGTTTGAAGCAGAGATTAAAACAAAAAGCTCCTGCCATTCTTTATGGAATTGGTAATATAGAATTACTTTCTAGTGGAGGGTTAGCGATTGTTGGTTCTCGTGATATTACTGAACAGGAAATTGACTATACTCAGACCATCGCAAAAACTTGCGCTGAAGAGGGAATACAGGTCATTTCTGGCGGTGCTCGTGGGGTTGATCAAATTTCAATGTTAGGGATATTAGAAGCAGGTGGAACGGCTGTTGGGGTGTTAGCTGATAGTTTAATTAAAACCTCTGTCAATGGTAAATATCGCAATAGTATTGCTGAAGGTAGATTAACTTTAATTTCTCCTTATGATCCTCATGCGGGCTTCAACACAGGTAATGCAATGGGTCGAAATAAATATATTTATGCTTTAGCAGATTATGGTTTAATTGTTAGTTCTGGTTATCAAACAGGTGGAACTTGGGCGGGAGCAACAGAAGCACTGTCAAAAATTAAAGATGTACCTGTTTT encodes:
- a CDS encoding DNA-processing protein DprA; translated protein: MNHPILSPDTQAILLLCASFGQNRLSQPQPLTLTEYNLLVGWLQDNQMRPADLLSSNINNKLQNLAIEKLDIQRIQALLERGVMLSLAVEKWTTQGLWIMGRGDSQYPKRLKQRLKQKAPAILYGIGNIELLSSGGLAIVGSRDITEQEIDYTQTIAKTCAEEGIQVISGGARGVDQISMLGILEAGGTAVGVLADSLIKTSVNGKYRNSIAEGRLTLISPYDPHAGFNTGNAMGRNKYIYALADYGLIVSSGYQTGGTWAGATEALSKIKDVPVFVRMQDTIPEGNQELVKQGAKPFPIIPASSSLKGLLRTVLEAVNSEVEAIVQLSLKDIDQTTFSQPKLEEKTQVSEHQVTETIPTVFPMSPKDIYEAVLPFILAHLHQPLDTKSIAERLEVRQGQMQDWLNRAVAEGKVKKTKKPVAYVVNQQLTQLSLLPEME
- a CDS encoding RecQ family ATP-dependent DNA helicase, coding for MTHELKQEALELLKTALNNKTAEFREGQWEAIQTLIENRSRLLVVQRTGWGKSLVYFLPTRLLRNRGNGPTLIISPLLALMRNQISAAERIKLKAATINSTNTEDWEQVKNQLLADEIDLLLISPERLANAEFRETILLPMSEKIGLFVVDEAHCISDWGHDFRPDYRRIVRILQALPANIPAIATTATANNRVVKDIITQLGTNLQVSRGTLTRQSLQLQNIYIASPAARMAWLAQHLPNLPGSGIIYTLTVKDSERVADWLNRQGIAAKAYNSQLKNEDRLILEDQLLNNEIKALVATTALGMGFDKPDLGFVIHYQRPGSVVHYYQQVGRAGRAVEQAYGILLNGDEDEDITNYFIRTAFPPQAHTQEVLNALNQADNGLSVVQLEQKLNLSRGQIEKVLKLLSLEFPSPVTKIESKWNATPTAVNYQLNTEKIQQLTQIRLAEQFQMQEYMKSQQCLMAFLAEALDDYNPTPCGKCAVCLGKPLIPETYSIELVNQAIQYLRRSDQIIEPRKQWASQALLTYSFSGNIKNNLKAEPGRALSLWGDAGWGEFVKKGKYQDHYFNDELVKGAFEMIQRWQPQPFPSWVTCVPSLNRPELVPNFAQRLANQLNLPFIPVVRKIKPNQHQKEMSNSYQQAHNLDGVFEVDTGKVRNGAVFLIDDMVDSRWTFTVIAALLKQAGSGAVFPLALALNSLEKAD